The following are from one region of the Leucobacter sp. Psy1 genome:
- a CDS encoding ABC transporter permease, with amino-acid sequence MLELGLGHAAVVGVSVVLASVIGISLGVLVYRNRRARNFVLSLTGAMLTIPSFALFILLLGPLGLGARPVIVALTMYGLMPVIRNTVAGLNSVDPAVSESAKGMGLTRAQRLLRIELPLAWPIILTGIRVTTLTLLGIAAIGAIVNGPGYGELIFTGLARVGTPVAVNLVLAGTLGVVILAILFDVLFHVARRLTTSQGLR; translated from the coding sequence ATGCTGGAGCTGGGTCTCGGCCACGCAGCGGTGGTCGGCGTCTCCGTCGTCCTCGCCTCCGTGATCGGCATCTCCCTCGGCGTGCTCGTGTACCGGAACCGTCGCGCCAGGAACTTCGTGCTCTCCCTGACGGGGGCGATGCTGACGATCCCCTCGTTCGCGCTCTTCATCCTGCTCCTCGGCCCGCTGGGGCTCGGCGCCAGACCCGTCATCGTGGCCCTCACGATGTACGGGCTGATGCCCGTGATCCGCAACACCGTCGCCGGGCTCAACAGCGTCGACCCCGCCGTGTCCGAATCGGCGAAGGGGATGGGCCTGACCCGCGCGCAACGCCTGCTGCGCATCGAGCTCCCCCTCGCCTGGCCCATCATCCTGACGGGGATCCGCGTAACGACCCTCACCCTGCTCGGCATCGCCGCGATCGGCGCGATCGTGAACGGTCCAGGGTACGGCGAGCTCATCTTCACCGGGCTCGCCAGGGTGGGCACCCCGGTGGCGGTGAACCTCGTGCTCGCCGGCACGCTCGGGGTCGTGATCCTCGCGATCCTCTTCGACGTACTCTTCCACGTGGCTCGACGCCTCACGACCTCACAGGGACTCCGATGA
- a CDS encoding aspartate ammonia-lyase encodes MTAETDYRIEHDTMGEVRVPKNALYAAQTQRAVQNFPISGSGLEPAQIVALARIKRAAAIANGELGILDTAIADAIVAAADEIIGGDHHDMFPVDTYQTGSGTSSNMNMNEVLATLASRHLGDTVHPNDHVNASQSSNDVFPTSVHIAVTGALIEQLKPALEHLAQAFERKAELWAEAVKPGRTHLMDATPVTLGQEFGGYAAQIRYGIERVEAALPRVAEVPQGGTAVGTGINTPAGFPEKVIAEIAESSGLPITEARNHFEAQANRDGLVEASGALRTIAVSLTKINNDLRWMGSGPNTGLGELHIPDLQPGSSIMPGKVNPVIPEAVLMVCARVIGNDATIAWAGASGSFELNVQIPVMGTALLESIRLLANGATVLADKTVDGLEANLDRAAELAGMSPSTVTPLNRLIGYEAAAKIAKHSVAKGITVREAVVDLGYVERGEVSESDLDQALDLLSMTHPGVAK; translated from the coding sequence GTGACCGCAGAGACCGACTACCGCATCGAGCACGACACCATGGGAGAGGTCCGTGTTCCGAAGAACGCCCTCTACGCAGCGCAGACGCAGCGCGCCGTCCAGAACTTCCCGATCTCGGGATCGGGGCTCGAGCCGGCGCAGATCGTCGCCCTGGCCCGGATCAAGCGCGCTGCGGCGATCGCCAACGGCGAGCTCGGGATCCTCGACACCGCGATCGCCGACGCGATCGTCGCCGCAGCCGACGAGATCATCGGCGGCGACCACCACGACATGTTCCCGGTCGACACCTACCAGACCGGCTCGGGCACGTCGTCGAACATGAACATGAACGAGGTGCTCGCCACGCTCGCGAGCCGCCACCTCGGCGACACGGTCCACCCGAACGATCACGTGAACGCCTCGCAGTCGTCGAACGACGTCTTCCCGACCTCCGTGCACATCGCAGTGACGGGCGCGCTGATCGAGCAGCTCAAGCCGGCGCTCGAGCACCTCGCTCAGGCGTTCGAGCGGAAGGCCGAGCTGTGGGCCGAGGCCGTGAAGCCCGGCCGCACCCACCTCATGGACGCGACGCCCGTCACTCTGGGCCAGGAGTTCGGCGGGTACGCCGCTCAGATCCGCTACGGCATCGAGCGCGTGGAGGCTGCACTCCCCCGCGTCGCCGAGGTTCCGCAGGGCGGCACCGCCGTCGGCACCGGCATCAACACCCCTGCGGGGTTCCCCGAGAAGGTCATCGCTGAGATCGCCGAGTCGAGCGGCCTGCCGATCACCGAGGCGCGCAACCACTTCGAGGCGCAGGCGAACCGGGACGGACTCGTCGAGGCGTCGGGTGCGCTCCGCACCATCGCCGTCTCGCTCACCAAGATCAACAACGACCTGCGCTGGATGGGCTCGGGCCCGAACACGGGTCTCGGCGAGCTCCACATCCCCGACCTGCAGCCCGGCTCCTCGATCATGCCAGGCAAGGTGAACCCGGTGATCCCCGAGGCCGTGCTGATGGTGTGCGCCCGGGTGATCGGCAACGACGCGACGATCGCTTGGGCTGGTGCGTCCGGCTCATTCGAGCTCAACGTGCAGATTCCCGTCATGGGCACGGCGCTGCTCGAGTCGATCCGGCTGCTGGCGAACGGCGCAACGGTGCTCGCCGACAAGACGGTGGACGGCCTCGAGGCGAATCTCGACCGCGCGGCCGAGCTGGCCGGCATGAGCCCGTCGACCGTCACCCCGCTCAACCGCCTCATCGGCTACGAGGCCGCCGCGAAGATCGCGAAGCACTCAGTCGCCAAGGGGATCACGGTGCGCGAGGCGGTCGTCGACCTCGGGTACGTCGAGCGCGGTGAGGTCTCGGAATCCGATCTCGACCAGGCACTCGACCTGCTCTCGATGACCCACCCTGGCGTCGCCAAGTAG
- a CDS encoding SGNH/GDSL hydrolase family protein — protein sequence MSQHMPPAHPFRGLVALGTVVLGNVARRFGWTRAIEFANRPVMTLSDQQPVTATWWRARRKTPGDLFIIAVGDSTAQGIGASRPGNSYVGQLVDRMEAYIGAPVHVTNLAVSGATTALCARDQLPRLVNPLTKHPEVVTVAIGANDIAQWDPVAFHRNLSEILDAVPEHALVAELPCFFTPRAERRVRTANRILHTLADARGLTVVPLHAATRARGLRGILTEFAADGFHPSDSGYAVWADTFWPYVRERVDATLRARSTAAEAAG from the coding sequence GTGTCTCAGCACATGCCGCCGGCTCACCCGTTCCGGGGCCTCGTCGCGCTCGGCACGGTGGTGCTGGGCAACGTCGCCAGGCGATTCGGCTGGACCCGTGCGATCGAGTTCGCGAATCGGCCGGTCATGACCCTCTCCGATCAGCAGCCGGTCACCGCGACCTGGTGGCGCGCCAGGCGCAAGACCCCCGGCGACCTCTTCATCATCGCGGTGGGTGACTCGACGGCGCAGGGCATCGGCGCGAGCCGGCCGGGCAACAGCTACGTCGGGCAGCTGGTGGACCGCATGGAGGCGTACATCGGAGCCCCCGTCCACGTGACCAACCTGGCCGTCTCAGGCGCCACGACCGCGCTCTGCGCGCGCGATCAGCTGCCGCGGCTCGTGAACCCGCTCACCAAGCACCCCGAGGTGGTGACGGTCGCGATCGGCGCGAACGACATCGCCCAGTGGGATCCCGTTGCCTTCCACCGGAATCTCTCGGAGATCCTCGACGCTGTCCCCGAGCACGCCCTGGTGGCCGAGCTCCCCTGCTTCTTCACCCCGCGCGCCGAGCGGCGGGTCCGCACCGCGAATCGGATACTCCACACGCTCGCCGATGCCCGCGGCCTCACCGTCGTCCCCTTGCACGCGGCGACCAGGGCGCGCGGTCTGCGCGGCATTCTCACCGAGTTCGCCGCCGACGGCTTCCATCCGAGTGACAGCGGCTACGCGGTCTGGGCAGATACCTTCTGGCCATACGTCCGCGAGCGCGTCGACGCAACCCTTCGCGCACGTTCGACCGCGGCGGAGGCCGCAGGCTAG
- the xseA gene encoding exodeoxyribonuclease VII large subunit gives MADASPAPATREQPWPVALMSQKIRDWIDRLGQIWIEGEITQWQVRGGHVYGRLRDLEQDATVSFTVWRSVAQRLTSDFAQGDRVIALVKPNFWVKGGSLTVQVFDISHVGVGELLERLERLRAKLQGEGLFDASRKRRLPFLPHRIGLVTGRDSDAEKDVIRNATLRWPGVQFRVRHSAVQGDRAASEVAAAIVALDEDPEVDVIVVARGGGDFLHLLPFSDEQVLRTAAAARTPIVSAIGHEADRPLLDEIADLRASTPTDAAKRIVPDVGEELAGIDQARGRLTTRLGHMLTAETERLVQLRMRPALADPERIVDQRAEELVRWISRGTELADRAVEDRERSLAEDRFRLSALSPKSTLERGYAIAQLDDGSVLRDPTQAPSGAGLRLSLAGGRLSAVSEGSAHDAG, from the coding sequence ATGGCAGACGCTTCGCCCGCACCCGCTACCCGAGAGCAGCCGTGGCCGGTCGCGCTCATGAGCCAGAAGATCCGCGACTGGATCGACCGGCTCGGCCAGATCTGGATCGAGGGCGAGATCACCCAGTGGCAGGTGCGCGGCGGGCACGTCTACGGCCGGCTCAGGGATCTCGAGCAGGACGCGACGGTGAGTTTCACCGTCTGGCGTTCGGTGGCGCAGCGGCTCACGAGCGACTTCGCCCAGGGCGACCGGGTGATCGCGCTCGTGAAGCCGAACTTCTGGGTGAAGGGCGGTTCGCTCACAGTGCAGGTCTTCGACATCTCCCACGTGGGGGTCGGTGAGCTGCTCGAGCGGTTGGAGCGTCTGCGCGCCAAGCTGCAGGGTGAGGGCCTGTTCGATGCGTCTCGCAAGCGGCGCCTCCCGTTCCTCCCCCACCGCATCGGGCTCGTCACCGGCCGCGATTCGGATGCGGAGAAGGACGTCATCCGCAACGCGACGCTGCGCTGGCCAGGGGTCCAGTTCCGGGTCCGTCACAGCGCCGTGCAGGGGGATCGGGCCGCTTCCGAGGTGGCCGCCGCGATCGTGGCGCTCGATGAGGATCCGGAGGTGGACGTCATCGTGGTCGCGCGCGGCGGCGGCGACTTCCTCCACCTGCTCCCGTTCAGCGACGAACAGGTGCTGCGCACGGCGGCGGCGGCGCGCACGCCCATCGTCAGCGCGATCGGCCACGAGGCCGACCGTCCGCTGCTCGACGAGATCGCGGACCTCCGCGCGTCGACACCGACGGACGCGGCGAAGCGCATCGTGCCAGACGTCGGTGAGGAGCTCGCGGGCATCGACCAGGCGCGAGGGCGCCTCACGACCCGCCTCGGTCACATGCTGACCGCCGAGACGGAACGGCTCGTCCAGCTGCGGATGCGTCCCGCGCTCGCCGATCCCGAGCGCATCGTCGATCAGCGGGCGGAAGAGCTGGTGCGGTGGATCTCACGGGGCACGGAGCTGGCTGATCGCGCCGTCGAGGATCGCGAGCGGTCGCTCGCCGAGGATCGCTTCCGCCTCTCGGCGCTCTCCCCGAAGTCGACGCTCGAGCGCGGATACGCGATCGCTCAGCTGGACGACGGGAGCGTACTGCGCGACCCGACGCAGGCTCCGTCTGGGGCAGGTCTGCGCCTCTCACTCGCCGGCGGCAGGCTCTCCGCCGTCTCAGAGGGGAGCGCTCACGACGCGGGGTAG
- the glsA gene encoding glutaminase A: MESPIITYLRGVLDEFSQLTDGDPYPVNTPGGSIDPDDFAIALATVDGQVYEVGDSDKEFLLQSLSKPLSYALALSDLGTEAVDAKVDVEPSGDPFHEMSLAEETGRPANAMINAGAIAIASLIKGSGGRSAIRRIVDTYSACAGRTLRTNGRAYQGERAISDRNHALAYLLSSVGVIEGRPSAALETYLRQCTVQVTTRDLAMIGATLANGGTNPVTGVEALEPQAVERTLSVMMTSGMYDDAGDWVAQVGMPAKSGVGGGIVAVLPGQAGLAVFSPRLDQHGNSVRGAATCRRVSQDMELHFVRSARAGRSAIRSTHTIDRVPSRIRRTDAAAAVLTEHSHRAVVVELSGDLFFAGTESVVRELSDLPDEVELAVLDLRRVNEVGPLAHSVLPRTAERFEAEGRQLILVDPDGLIDHAFGDEHTRTFDAHDLAIIHCERTILERYGDADSMPVEVPVEDAPALAMLDADDLSAITALMEPVSYEAGEVIRRVGQRFAGVFFILSGTVSTIASDTEGNRFRLSTLSAGMMIGDLALAESDRQETTVKAESDTRAMLLSADAIAALESDDPDLAVRLWRALAREAYVRVDAHARAVAARIREVAP, encoded by the coding sequence ATGGAGTCGCCGATCATCACCTACCTTCGCGGAGTCCTCGACGAGTTCTCCCAGCTCACCGATGGCGACCCGTATCCGGTGAACACCCCTGGCGGAAGCATCGACCCCGACGACTTCGCCATCGCACTCGCGACGGTCGACGGCCAGGTCTACGAGGTCGGCGACTCCGACAAGGAGTTTTTGCTGCAGTCCCTGTCGAAACCGCTGAGCTACGCGCTGGCGCTCAGCGACCTCGGAACCGAAGCCGTCGACGCGAAGGTCGACGTGGAACCGTCAGGGGACCCCTTCCACGAGATGTCGCTCGCGGAGGAGACGGGCCGGCCGGCGAACGCCATGATCAATGCCGGTGCGATCGCCATCGCGTCGCTCATCAAGGGGTCGGGAGGGCGGAGCGCGATCCGGAGGATCGTGGACACCTACTCCGCCTGCGCGGGGCGCACGCTGCGCACGAACGGCCGCGCCTACCAGGGCGAGCGCGCGATCAGCGACCGCAACCACGCGCTCGCCTACCTGCTGAGCTCGGTCGGCGTGATCGAGGGCCGCCCATCGGCCGCGCTCGAGACGTACCTCAGGCAGTGCACCGTCCAGGTGACGACCCGCGACCTCGCGATGATCGGGGCGACCCTCGCCAACGGGGGGACGAATCCGGTGACGGGCGTGGAGGCACTGGAGCCGCAGGCCGTCGAGCGCACCCTCTCCGTGATGATGACGTCGGGCATGTACGACGACGCCGGTGACTGGGTGGCGCAGGTCGGCATGCCCGCGAAGTCGGGAGTCGGGGGCGGCATCGTGGCAGTGCTCCCCGGGCAGGCGGGTCTCGCTGTCTTCTCCCCGCGCCTCGATCAGCACGGCAACAGCGTGCGGGGAGCGGCGACGTGCCGCCGAGTCTCGCAGGACATGGAGCTGCACTTCGTCAGGTCGGCTCGCGCCGGCCGTTCGGCCATCCGCAGCACCCACACGATCGACCGGGTGCCCTCGCGGATCCGGCGCACGGATGCGGCTGCCGCCGTGCTCACCGAGCACAGTCACCGCGCGGTCGTCGTCGAACTCTCCGGCGACCTCTTCTTCGCGGGCACCGAGTCCGTCGTCCGCGAGCTGAGCGACCTGCCGGACGAGGTGGAGCTCGCGGTGCTCGATCTGCGTCGCGTGAACGAGGTCGGGCCGCTCGCGCACTCCGTGCTGCCGCGAACCGCCGAACGATTCGAGGCCGAGGGGCGCCAGCTGATCCTCGTCGACCCCGACGGCCTCATCGACCACGCTTTCGGCGACGAGCACACCCGCACGTTCGACGCCCACGACCTCGCGATCATCCACTGCGAACGCACGATCCTCGAGCGCTACGGAGACGCCGACTCGATGCCCGTCGAGGTGCCGGTCGAAGACGCCCCTGCGCTGGCGATGCTCGACGCGGACGACCTGAGCGCCATCACCGCCCTCATGGAACCGGTCTCGTACGAGGCCGGCGAGGTGATCCGTCGGGTCGGGCAGCGGTTCGCCGGCGTGTTCTTCATCCTCTCTGGCACCGTCTCGACGATCGCGTCCGACACGGAGGGGAACCGCTTCCGGCTCAGCACGCTCAGCGCCGGCATGATGATCGGCGACCTCGCCCTCGCCGAGTCGGATCGGCAGGAGACCACCGTCAAAGCGGAATCCGATACCCGCGCGATGCTGCTGAGCGCGGACGCCATCGCCGCTCTGGAGTCCGACGACCCCGATCTCGCGGTCAGGCTCTGGCGGGCGCTGGCGCGCGAGGCGTACGTCCGAGTCGACGCCCACGCACGCGCCGTGGCCGCGAGGATCCGGGAGGTCGCCCCGTAG
- a CDS encoding DUF4245 domain-containing protein, translating into MARKQKPPAVVAELGRPETPQETATRKARDSRLYRERKTVNNLVLSLFVSLALVLLMVLIVPRGTGGFSDHEVDVASLAAEASPSAGHTLVAPEVPDDWKAKQAELRHDSDTRITYWYIGYTTGDERYAAVVQAFTPDGAPVEDRWIAAQMEQQSATGETTLGGLDWTVYDHRDRNPDEANMLYGVQSVGGDTTLLVYGTDSVESIDALATSVAEQAVE; encoded by the coding sequence ATGGCGCGCAAGCAGAAGCCGCCGGCGGTCGTCGCCGAACTCGGACGCCCCGAAACTCCTCAGGAGACGGCGACCCGGAAGGCACGCGACAGCCGTCTCTACCGCGAGCGGAAGACGGTCAACAACCTCGTCCTCTCGCTGTTCGTGAGCCTGGCACTGGTCCTCCTCATGGTACTCATCGTGCCGCGGGGCACCGGCGGGTTCTCCGATCACGAGGTCGACGTCGCCTCGCTCGCTGCTGAAGCCTCACCGAGCGCAGGGCACACCCTCGTCGCACCGGAAGTGCCTGACGATTGGAAGGCGAAGCAGGCGGAGCTCAGGCACGATTCCGACACCCGGATCACGTACTGGTACATCGGGTACACGACGGGTGACGAGCGATACGCCGCCGTGGTGCAGGCGTTCACGCCCGACGGAGCACCCGTCGAGGACCGGTGGATCGCCGCGCAGATGGAGCAGCAGTCGGCGACAGGAGAGACGACCCTCGGTGGGCTCGACTGGACGGTCTACGACCACCGTGACCGGAACCCCGACGAGGCGAACATGCTGTACGGCGTGCAGAGCGTTGGTGGCGACACTACTCTGCTGGTGTACGGCACCGACAGCGTCGAGTCGATCGACGCGCTCGCGACGTCGGTCGCCGAGCAGGCCGTGGAATAG
- a CDS encoding carbonic anhydrase, translated as MTAPRVTPQQAWDALRQGNTRFTEGTPQHPRQDVERRSELTAVQTPDAALFGCADSRLSAEIIFDAGLGDLFVARNMGHVVAESITASMEYAVSELGVAIIIVLAHDSCGAVAAAIDRASSSPTPVPQAVENVLGSIVPSVQQLWLADHTDTPYADPADIDADHVGRIHLAATVSELLRSSRIISDAVAAGQLAVVGCQYRLAEGTAVPLSAVGPLDIALSGTPDLAARV; from the coding sequence GTGACCGCACCCCGCGTAACCCCGCAGCAGGCGTGGGACGCCCTGCGCCAGGGCAACACCCGCTTCACCGAGGGCACCCCCCAGCACCCGAGGCAGGACGTGGAGCGCCGCAGCGAGCTGACGGCCGTGCAGACGCCGGACGCCGCGCTCTTCGGCTGCGCCGACTCCCGCCTGTCGGCCGAGATCATCTTCGACGCAGGGCTCGGCGACCTCTTCGTCGCCCGCAACATGGGGCACGTGGTCGCCGAGTCGATCACGGCGTCGATGGAGTACGCGGTGAGCGAGCTCGGCGTCGCGATCATCATCGTCCTCGCGCACGACTCGTGCGGCGCCGTCGCCGCGGCGATCGACCGGGCGTCGAGCTCGCCGACACCGGTGCCGCAGGCCGTCGAGAACGTGCTGGGATCGATCGTGCCGTCGGTGCAGCAGCTCTGGCTCGCCGATCACACCGATACCCCCTACGCCGACCCCGCAGACATCGACGCGGATCACGTGGGCAGGATCCACCTCGCCGCCACCGTGAGCGAACTGCTGCGCAGCTCGCGCATCATCAGCGACGCCGTCGCCGCCGGCCAGCTCGCCGTCGTGGGCTGCCAGTACCGACTCGCCGAGGGTACCGCCGTTCCGCTCTCCGCCGTCGGCCCCCTCGACATCGCCCTCAGCGGCACCCCGGACCTCGCGGCCCGGGTGTGA
- a CDS encoding exodeoxyribonuclease VII small subunit, whose amino-acid sequence MSDSTPADAIAAPDELSYEQARDELIQVVNRLEQGGTTLEESLQLWERGEALAARCEEWLLGARKRLEQARSAGSSDASAETVGGDAE is encoded by the coding sequence ATGTCTGACTCGACGCCCGCCGACGCCATCGCCGCGCCCGATGAGCTGAGCTATGAACAGGCCCGCGACGAGCTCATCCAGGTCGTGAATCGGCTGGAGCAGGGCGGCACGACGCTCGAGGAATCGCTCCAGCTCTGGGAGCGCGGCGAGGCACTCGCTGCGCGATGCGAGGAGTGGCTGCTCGGGGCTCGGAAGCGCTTGGAACAGGCCCGCAGCGCCGGTTCGTCGGATGCCTCAGCCGAGACGGTCGGGGGCGACGCGGAGTAA
- a CDS encoding 4-hydroxy-3-methylbut-2-enyl diphosphate reductase, which yields MPRMRRQVGRLKNVPVDGEKKVLLAAPRGYCAGVDRAVVAVEKALERYGAPVYVRKQIVHNVHVVKTLEKMGAIFVEEVDEVPEGANVVFSAHGVSPAVVNEAADRGLHAIDATCPLVTKVHREAVRFAKQDREILLIGHTGHEEVEGTSGEAPDHITIVNSPDDVDTLEVRDPDRLVWLSQTTLSVDETMETVRRLRERFPNLQDPPSDDICYATQNRQVAIKKIAPQADVVIVVGSSNSSNSVRLKEVALEYGARAAYRVDFASEVQQEWLEGARTVGVTSGASVPEVLVQELLDDLADAGYGEVEATVTAEEDLVFSLPKELRQNAEGQRDERALGGRIRA from the coding sequence ATGCCGCGCATGCGCCGCCAGGTCGGGCGCCTCAAGAACGTGCCGGTCGACGGTGAGAAGAAGGTGCTCCTGGCAGCGCCCCGCGGGTACTGCGCCGGCGTGGATCGCGCGGTCGTCGCCGTCGAGAAGGCGCTCGAGCGCTACGGTGCTCCCGTCTACGTGCGCAAGCAGATCGTCCACAACGTGCACGTCGTCAAGACTCTCGAGAAGATGGGGGCCATCTTCGTCGAAGAAGTCGACGAAGTGCCCGAGGGCGCGAACGTCGTCTTCTCGGCCCACGGCGTCTCGCCTGCGGTCGTGAACGAGGCCGCCGACCGCGGGCTCCACGCCATCGACGCCACCTGCCCGCTCGTCACCAAGGTGCACCGGGAGGCCGTGCGATTCGCGAAGCAGGACCGCGAGATCCTGCTCATCGGCCACACGGGCCACGAAGAAGTCGAGGGCACCAGCGGCGAGGCTCCGGATCACATCACGATCGTGAACTCGCCGGACGACGTCGACACGCTCGAGGTCAGGGATCCTGATCGACTCGTCTGGCTTTCGCAGACCACGCTCTCGGTCGACGAGACCATGGAGACGGTGCGGCGCCTGCGCGAACGCTTCCCGAACCTGCAGGATCCGCCGAGCGACGACATCTGCTACGCCACGCAGAACCGCCAGGTCGCTATCAAGAAGATCGCCCCGCAGGCCGACGTCGTGATCGTCGTCGGGTCATCGAACTCGTCGAACTCTGTGCGCCTGAAAGAGGTCGCCCTCGAGTACGGCGCCCGCGCCGCATACCGGGTCGATTTCGCGAGCGAGGTGCAGCAGGAGTGGCTCGAGGGAGCCCGAACCGTCGGCGTCACGAGCGGCGCCTCGGTGCCCGAGGTGCTCGTGCAGGAACTGCTCGACGACCTTGCAGACGCCGGGTACGGCGAGGTCGAGGCGACCGTCACCGCCGAAGAGGACCTCGTCTTCTCGCTGCCCAAGGAGCTGCGCCAGAACGCCGAGGGGCAGCGTGACGAGCGCGCTCTCGGCGGGCGGATCCGAGCGTAA